A window of the Xenopus laevis strain J_2021 chromosome 9_10L, Xenopus_laevis_v10.1, whole genome shotgun sequence genome harbors these coding sequences:
- the LOC108701117 gene encoding small integral membrane protein 5, with amino-acid sequence MSGNDLLREMENVGQRLLVKLKDLPRADTSQILAFAILLIFIGAVLLMMSLACCYSCCNGHTKKHRLARVQPAGVV; translated from the exons ATGTCGGGCAATGATCTGCTGAGGGAGATGGAGAATGTGGGGCAAAGGCTTCTGGTTAAACTCAAGGACTTGCCAAGGGCAGACACTTCTCAAATTCTAGCATTTGCCATCCTCCTTATATTCATTG GTGCTGTGTTGCTGATGATGTCTCTGGCGTGCTGCTACTCCTGCTGTAATGGACACACTAAGAAGCACAGACTTGCAAGAGTGCAGCCAGCGGGTGTTGTGTGA